TTCCGACTGGTCCGGAAGAACTCCAACCAAAGGGCCTTCCACTGCGGAGATGTATTTGGTACGAGCAGAAACCTATGCCCGCGCTGGTCAAATCAATGATGCCCTCAACGACCTCAACACGCTGAGAAGTTCCCGGTACAAAACCGGCAGCAGTTACCAGCTATCCGCAGCTACTCCTGCAGAAGCGCTGAACCTGGTGAAGGAGGAAAGAAGAAGGGAACTGGCCTTCCTGGGATCCCGCTGGTTCGATATAAAACGATACAATACTTACGATAACAGCAATATAACGGTCATACACAAACTGAATAACAATACCTATACCCTTCCCCCATCCGGCGCCAGAACGGTGCTGCCTATCGGGAGGAAATACATCGCCCTCAATCCGGAAATAACTCAGAACCCGCGATAAATCAAAAAGTAAAACCATGCAAAAGAAAAACGATCATTTCAAACCCTTGTTCCTCCTGCTGTTCACAACAGTAAGCCTCTTCGCACAGGCCCAGAAAAAATTCGAGCTTAAAGGAAAAGTGTCCGAAAGGGACGGACAACTGGTACAACTGGTCCGCGATTATTATGGTAATGCCTCCGTGCTGGCTACTGACACAGTTCGCAACGGTCAGTTCCATTTGTCCACTTCTGTGGAAGAGATCATTCCTGTGTATGTAACTATCCGTGCAGGTAAACAGACCAGCAGTTTCAGTGTGATACTCGAACCCGGAAAAATGAATTTCATTCTCTATCCCAGTGGCCGCAAAGCTGTTACCGGTGGCAAATACAACAAGCTGCTCTTCGGTTATGAGTCGCAACCCGAGTTCATCAAAGCAGATGATGCCATGCGCGCAAACCAAAAGAAGGGACTGGAAAATATCAAAGACCCGCAGGAAAATTATGAAGCCATGCAGGTGTTCCTGAAAAGAAATGAATTGAGAAGTTACCATCTCCAAAAAGTATTCAACACCAGCAAGGACCTGCGTACACGGGTAATGGCCGCAGTGCTGGAAGAATTACAGCCAGACAGGCTCAAATCCATGGAGCTGGTGAATCAGGCAGCGCCTGTGCTTGGAGAGAATAGTCTGCTCATACAGACTGCACGCAAAATGAACCAGAATCAGGAAATGTCTATCAACATGCGGAAAGGCAGGATGAATGGTCAGGCATACATCGATTTTACTGCAGCCTCTTTGAAAGGCGACAGTGTACAATTGTCGAAATTACTGGGAAGCAACAAATACACACTGCTGCAGTTCTGGGCATCCTGGTGCGTTCCCTGTCGTCATGAGATCCCCTTATTGAAAAAACTGTACAACAGTAATCAGGAAAAAGGTTTCGGAATAGTAGCCTTTTCGCTGGATGAGAATAAGTTCGCCTGGACCAAAGCTTCGGAAAAAGAGAATTTCGTTTGGCCGAATATTTCCGATCTGAAAGGATTTACCAGTAATATCATCAAACAATACCAGGTATCAGGCATTCCCGCCAATGTGATCATAGATCAGCAGGGAAAGATCGTAGCAAGCAATCTCGTGGGAGATGATTTGGAGAAGAAGATCGAAGAACTGATGAAATGATCCTGTAAGGATTGAAAACTAAAAAACGGCCTGAGCCCGGTTCATCACCGGTTCAGGCCGTAACACTTAAAACAGATAAGAGCCTTATCAAAAAGAATATCGTACAGTTACTCCATAGGTACGTTGATCGCCCAGTACAGCAGCATACTGACCTGCATTACCTGCAGCAACCAGCAATTGTTCATAGTAATCTTTGTTGAAGAGGTTGCGGCTCCAGGCGAAGAACGACAATCCATTCAGCAGGCGAAAACCAGCCCTGACATTCGCGATCGCA
This portion of the Pseudobacter ginsenosidimutans genome encodes:
- a CDS encoding TlpA disulfide reductase family protein, which gives rise to MQKKNDHFKPLFLLLFTTVSLFAQAQKKFELKGKVSERDGQLVQLVRDYYGNASVLATDTVRNGQFHLSTSVEEIIPVYVTIRAGKQTSSFSVILEPGKMNFILYPSGRKAVTGGKYNKLLFGYESQPEFIKADDAMRANQKKGLENIKDPQENYEAMQVFLKRNELRSYHLQKVFNTSKDLRTRVMAAVLEELQPDRLKSMELVNQAAPVLGENSLLIQTARKMNQNQEMSINMRKGRMNGQAYIDFTAASLKGDSVQLSKLLGSNKYTLLQFWASWCVPCRHEIPLLKKLYNSNQEKGFGIVAFSLDENKFAWTKASEKENFVWPNISDLKGFTSNIIKQYQVSGIPANVIIDQQGKIVASNLVGDDLEKKIEELMK